Proteins from a single region of Chryseomicrobium sp. FSL W7-1435:
- the rpoE gene encoding DNA-directed RNA polymerase subunit delta: protein MNFREMTKEQLQEESLINLAFTLLTDRREALELQDLFQAIQDVSGYTDAEMEQRKLQFYTDMNIDGRFLATSEYQWGLREWYPVDTIEEESAPTVKVRKKKAKVADEDDIIEDEDELLYDEDEELEELIEDDEDDDEEDVVLLPVDEDIDPDLIEDEDEDDDEEEFDLVDDEEDDEEDEEDEEDAKI from the coding sequence ATGAATTTTCGTGAGATGACGAAAGAGCAATTACAAGAAGAATCGCTAATCAACTTAGCCTTCACTCTATTAACCGACCGTCGCGAGGCTTTGGAGTTACAAGATCTTTTCCAAGCAATCCAAGACGTTTCAGGATATACAGACGCAGAAATGGAACAAAGAAAGCTACAGTTTTACACAGACATGAACATCGATGGTCGCTTCTTAGCAACATCTGAATACCAGTGGGGCCTTCGTGAATGGTACCCGGTAGACACGATTGAAGAAGAATCAGCGCCAACTGTAAAAGTCCGTAAAAAGAAAGCCAAAGTGGCGGATGAAGACGACATCATCGAAGACGAAGATGAACTTCTTTACGATGAAGACGAAGAACTAGAAGAATTAATCGAAGACGATGAAGATGACGACGAAGAAGATGTCGTGTTACTTCCAGTGGACGAGGACATCGACCCAGACCTGATCGAAGACGAAGACGAAGACGACGACGAAGAAGAATTTGATTTAGTCGACGACGAAGAGGACGATGAGGAAGACGAAGAAGATGAAGAAGACGCTAAGATCTAA
- a CDS encoding CTP synthase: MTKYIFVTGGVVSSLGKGITAASLGRLLKNRGLSITIQKFDPYINIDPGTMSPYQHGEVFVTDDGAETDLDLGHYERFIDINLNKYSNITTGKVYSSVLRKERRGDYNGGTVQVIPHITNEIKERLYLAARETHADIVITEIGGTVGDIESLPFLESIRQMKRDVGSDNVMYIHVTLLPYISAAGEMKTKPTQHSVKELRSLGIQPNVIVVRSEAPVPQEMKDKIALFCDIKPEEVIEALDAESLYEIPLHLQEQHLDQIVLDHFKLVNKEADMSDWKDLVSLVKGLSNKVKIGLVGKYVELPDAYISVVEALKHAGYTFDSDIEVKWINAERVNADNVQELLSDVDGILVPGGFGDRGVEGKILATQFARENKVPFLGICLGMQLATVEFARSILHLEGAHSTELNPETKHAIIDLLPEQKDVEDLGGTLRLGLYPCKLTPGSKAREAYGEDLVYERHRHRYEFNNEFRELFEKEGFVFSGTSPDGRLVEIIELPNHPFFLASQFHPEFVSRPTRPQPLFREFVRASVDKRDAN; this comes from the coding sequence ATGACAAAGTATATTTTCGTAACAGGTGGCGTTGTATCATCACTTGGCAAAGGGATCACAGCCGCATCACTTGGCCGTCTTCTTAAAAATCGGGGGTTGAGCATCACCATCCAAAAATTTGACCCATACATCAACATCGATCCAGGCACTATGAGTCCGTATCAACATGGGGAAGTTTTCGTAACAGACGATGGTGCTGAAACAGATCTAGACCTTGGGCACTATGAGCGCTTCATTGATATCAACTTAAATAAATACTCAAACATCACAACAGGTAAGGTCTACTCATCGGTTCTTCGCAAAGAACGTCGTGGAGACTACAATGGTGGAACGGTTCAAGTCATTCCACACATCACAAACGAAATTAAAGAGCGTCTTTATTTAGCTGCTCGTGAAACACATGCCGATATCGTCATTACAGAAATCGGAGGAACTGTAGGAGACATCGAGTCACTGCCATTCCTAGAATCTATTCGTCAAATGAAGCGTGACGTGGGTAGCGACAACGTGATGTACATTCACGTGACATTGCTGCCGTACATCAGCGCAGCGGGCGAAATGAAAACAAAACCAACGCAACACTCCGTAAAAGAATTACGGTCACTTGGTATCCAACCAAACGTTATCGTCGTTCGTTCAGAAGCGCCGGTACCTCAGGAAATGAAAGACAAAATCGCTTTGTTCTGTGACATCAAACCGGAAGAAGTTATCGAAGCGTTAGATGCAGAATCGTTGTATGAAATTCCGCTTCACTTGCAAGAACAGCATTTAGATCAAATCGTTCTGGACCACTTCAAACTAGTAAACAAAGAGGCGGACATGAGTGATTGGAAAGATCTTGTATCACTTGTAAAAGGACTATCCAATAAAGTCAAAATCGGTCTAGTCGGGAAATATGTAGAATTACCAGATGCGTATATTTCTGTAGTGGAAGCCTTGAAACATGCAGGTTACACATTCGATTCAGACATTGAAGTCAAGTGGATCAATGCTGAGCGCGTCAATGCAGACAATGTCCAAGAGTTGCTTTCAGATGTGGACGGAATCCTTGTACCAGGTGGTTTCGGAGACCGTGGAGTCGAAGGGAAAATCTTGGCTACTCAGTTTGCACGCGAAAACAAAGTGCCGTTCCTTGGCATTTGCTTAGGAATGCAGCTTGCGACAGTAGAGTTCGCACGCTCAATCCTTCATTTAGAAGGCGCGCATTCAACAGAATTAAATCCAGAAACTAAACACGCAATCATCGACTTGCTGCCAGAGCAAAAAGATGTAGAAGACTTAGGTGGTACGCTGCGCCTTGGGTTGTATCCATGTAAATTAACTCCAGGGTCAAAAGCGCGTGAAGCTTATGGGGAAGATCTTGTGTACGAACGCCATCGTCACCGTTACGAATTCAATAATGAATTCCGTGAACTGTTTGAAAAAGAAGGATTTGTATTCTCAGGAACTAGCCCAGATGGTCGCCTTGTCGAAATCATCGAGCTTCCAAATCATCCATTCTTCTTAGCTTCCCAGTTCCACCCGGAATTTGTGTCACGCCCAACGCGTCCACAGCCATTGTTCCGTGAATTTGTCAGAGCGTCTGTTGACAAGCGGGATGCAAACTAA
- a CDS encoding DUF2529 family protein, which yields MKMLTTQVSGLLQRIATGQEEAIEETARLLAQAAVGEGRIFFAAFGEMKAVYTNAEASGLFPRLVEWTPESTVTSADRVWILTPQADQAEAVALATQLNETFIPFSVTAPEKANAENALSELAYTYVALGFTKGLLPTDTGERVVLPYALAALFVYEAVLMAVREMTSGEDELR from the coding sequence ATGAAAATGTTAACAACACAAGTCTCTGGTCTCTTGCAGCGCATTGCGACAGGTCAGGAAGAAGCGATTGAAGAAACTGCACGTCTTCTGGCCCAAGCTGCTGTTGGCGAAGGCCGTATTTTTTTCGCCGCTTTTGGTGAAATGAAAGCAGTTTATACAAATGCCGAGGCTTCCGGCTTATTCCCTCGTCTGGTTGAATGGACGCCTGAGTCAACTGTGACGTCAGCTGATCGGGTTTGGATTTTGACGCCACAAGCTGACCAGGCGGAAGCCGTTGCTCTTGCAACACAGTTGAATGAAACTTTTATACCGTTTAGCGTCACGGCTCCTGAAAAAGCAAATGCGGAGAATGCCTTGAGTGAACTCGCCTACACGTATGTCGCTCTTGGTTTCACTAAAGGTTTGTTGCCTACTGATACGGGCGAACGCGTTGTGTTGCCTTATGCGTTAGCTGCCTTGTTTGTTTATGAGGCTGTTCTGATGGCTGTTCGGGAAATGACGTCTGGTGAGGACGAGTTAAGGTAA
- a CDS encoding response regulator — protein sequence MTHLLIVDDQMGIRMLLQEVFEQSGYTVTVAANGPEALEKFESNTVDGVLLDMKIPGMNGIEILKRMKQQQPDIPVMMMTAYGELNLIEEAKKLGASHYFIKPFDIFEVRSAVIEQLKAS from the coding sequence TTGACGCATTTGCTGATTGTTGATGATCAAATGGGTATTCGTATGTTGCTTCAAGAAGTGTTCGAACAATCGGGGTATACCGTAACAGTGGCTGCAAATGGACCAGAAGCACTTGAAAAATTTGAATCTAACACGGTAGATGGGGTATTACTGGACATGAAAATTCCAGGGATGAACGGGATCGAAATCCTAAAACGCATGAAACAGCAGCAACCAGACATACCTGTCATGATGATGACAGCTTATGGCGAGCTGAATTTAATCGAAGAAGCCAAGAAATTAGGGGCATCTCATTACTTTATAAAGCCATTTGATATCTTTGAGGTACGCAGTGCGGTTATTGAACAATTAAAAGCTTCTTAG
- a CDS encoding class II fructose-bisphosphate aldolase, which produces MALESMKDMLEKGKREGYAVGQFNINNLEYTQAILQAAEEEKSPVILGVSEGAARYMGGFNTVVHMVKGLMTDFGTTVPVAIHLDHGSSFEKCKEAIDAGFTSVMIDASHHPFEENVETTSKVVEYAHANGVSVEAELGTVGGQEDDIIADGVIYADPKECQELVQRTNIDFLAPALGSVHGPYKGEPNLGFAEMEEISKLADLPLVLHGGTGIPTKDIKRAISLGTAKINVNTENQIAGTKAVRDFLNSDAEQYDPRKYLTPMRDAIKASVKGKMREFGSAGQA; this is translated from the coding sequence ATGGCATTAGAATCAATGAAAGATATGCTTGAAAAAGGCAAACGCGAGGGCTATGCAGTTGGGCAATTTAACATTAACAACCTTGAATATACACAAGCAATTCTGCAAGCAGCAGAAGAAGAAAAATCTCCAGTCATCCTAGGTGTATCTGAAGGTGCAGCACGCTACATGGGCGGCTTTAATACCGTGGTACATATGGTCAAAGGTTTAATGACTGATTTCGGTACTACAGTTCCAGTCGCAATTCACTTGGACCATGGTTCTAGCTTCGAAAAATGTAAAGAAGCAATCGATGCAGGCTTCACGTCTGTTATGATCGATGCATCTCACCACCCATTCGAAGAAAACGTAGAAACGACTTCAAAAGTTGTAGAATATGCACATGCTAACGGTGTATCAGTTGAAGCTGAGCTTGGTACTGTCGGCGGGCAAGAAGACGATATCATTGCTGATGGCGTCATCTATGCAGACCCTAAAGAATGCCAAGAATTAGTTCAACGTACGAACATTGATTTCTTAGCACCAGCACTTGGTTCTGTACACGGTCCATACAAAGGGGAACCAAATCTTGGTTTCGCTGAAATGGAAGAAATCTCAAAACTTGCGGACCTACCACTTGTACTTCATGGTGGAACAGGGATCCCAACAAAAGACATTAAACGTGCCATCTCATTAGGGACAGCAAAAATTAATGTCAACACTGAAAACCAAATCGCGGGGACAAAAGCTGTTCGTGATTTCTTAAATTCCGATGCAGAACAATATGACCCACGCAAATATTTAACACCAATGCGCGACGCAATCAAAGCGTCAGTTAAAGGCAAAATGCGCGAGTTTGGAAGCGCAGGCCAAGCGTAA
- the fsa gene encoding fructose-6-phosphate aldolase: MKFFIDTANFDEIKEAHSWGIIDGVTTNPSLVAKENISFHDRLREITALVDGSVSAEVIALDAEGMIKEGRELAAIAPNITVKLPMTPEGLKACSVFRAEGIKTNVTLVFSANQALLAARAGATYVSPFLGRLDDIGHDGMELIAKIADIFTIHDIDTQIIAASIRHPQHITDAALNGAHISTTPFKVLQQLFNHPLTDKGIEAFLNDWNNRQAK, encoded by the coding sequence ATGAAATTTTTTATCGATACTGCAAATTTTGACGAAATTAAAGAAGCCCACTCATGGGGAATTATTGATGGCGTAACAACAAATCCATCACTTGTAGCAAAAGAAAACATCTCGTTCCACGACCGCTTACGTGAAATTACAGCTCTAGTGGACGGTTCTGTTTCTGCAGAAGTTATTGCATTAGACGCCGAAGGCATGATCAAAGAAGGTCGTGAGTTAGCGGCGATCGCACCTAACATCACAGTGAAACTTCCGATGACACCTGAAGGCTTAAAAGCATGTTCAGTGTTCCGCGCGGAAGGTATTAAAACAAACGTCACGCTTGTTTTTAGTGCCAATCAAGCATTATTAGCAGCACGTGCTGGCGCGACTTATGTATCGCCATTCCTTGGACGTTTGGATGATATCGGTCATGATGGAATGGAACTGATTGCAAAGATTGCAGATATCTTTACAATCCATGATATCGACACACAAATCATTGCTGCGTCTATTCGTCACCCGCAACACATTACAGATGCTGCTTTAAATGGTGCCCACATCTCTACGACACCATTCAAAGTGCTGCAACAACTCTTCAATCACCCACTGACTGACAAAGGGATTGAAGCATTTTTGAACGACTGGAACAACCGTCAAGCGAAGTAG
- a CDS encoding UDP-N-acetylglucosamine 1-carboxyvinyltransferase gives MDVYKINGGNRLKGTIKVSGAKNSAVALIPATLLADSPVTIEGLPEIADVYILKEILEELGATVTFENGVMVVDPTNIQDMALPNGNIKKLRASYYLMGAMLGKFGHAAIGLPGGCHLGPRPIDQHIKGFEALGAKVTNEHGAIYLRTEQLEGTKVYLDVVSVGATINIMLAAVRAKGRTIIENAAKEPEIIDVATLLSNMGANIKGAGTNIIRIEGVDALHGTNHTIIPDRIEAGTFMIMAALIGDGILIENVIPLHLEALIAKLQEMGVVIEERDDSLFIPRVEHLKSVDVKTLVYPGFATDLQQPFTVLMTQADGTSVITDTIYSARFKQIDELRRMNGEGRVEGSTAIIKGPTALEAASVRASDLRAGAALVLAGLIAKGETEVHDIYHIERGYGNLIEKLTALGADIRRVTLEHVEISNADSSL, from the coding sequence ATGGATGTATATAAAATCAATGGCGGCAATCGCTTAAAAGGGACCATCAAAGTCAGTGGTGCAAAGAACAGTGCGGTGGCACTAATCCCCGCAACCCTTTTAGCCGATTCCCCAGTAACTATAGAAGGTCTACCTGAAATTGCGGATGTTTATATCTTAAAAGAAATTTTAGAAGAATTAGGAGCTACCGTCACATTTGAAAATGGTGTGATGGTCGTGGATCCAACTAACATCCAGGACATGGCGTTACCGAATGGTAACATTAAAAAATTACGGGCCTCTTACTATTTAATGGGAGCGATGCTTGGCAAGTTTGGCCACGCAGCAATCGGTCTTCCGGGAGGCTGTCACTTAGGACCTCGTCCAATCGACCAGCACATAAAAGGTTTTGAGGCGCTTGGTGCAAAAGTGACAAATGAACACGGAGCTATCTATTTGCGTACAGAACAACTGGAAGGTACCAAAGTGTATCTGGATGTTGTCAGCGTAGGTGCTACCATCAATATCATGCTAGCAGCTGTGCGTGCCAAAGGCCGTACAATTATTGAGAATGCCGCAAAAGAACCTGAAATCATTGATGTGGCTACTCTTCTTTCTAATATGGGTGCCAACATTAAAGGGGCAGGAACCAACATCATTCGTATTGAAGGTGTCGATGCGTTGCATGGCACGAACCACACCATCATTCCAGATCGTATCGAAGCAGGTACATTTATGATCATGGCGGCACTTATTGGTGACGGTATACTTATTGAAAATGTCATTCCTCTTCACTTAGAGGCACTAATAGCCAAGCTGCAAGAGATGGGTGTTGTGATTGAAGAGCGAGACGATTCATTGTTCATTCCACGTGTAGAGCATTTGAAGAGTGTCGATGTGAAGACGCTGGTCTACCCAGGCTTTGCCACGGATCTTCAGCAGCCGTTCACAGTGTTGATGACGCAAGCTGATGGAACATCGGTTATTACCGATACGATTTATTCGGCTCGTTTCAAACAGATTGATGAATTGCGCCGTATGAACGGAGAGGGTCGCGTCGAAGGCAGCACAGCCATCATTAAAGGGCCTACTGCGTTAGAAGCAGCAAGTGTTCGAGCAAGTGATTTACGTGCAGGAGCAGCGCTTGTGTTGGCTGGTCTTATCGCAAAAGGGGAAACAGAAGTTCACGACATTTATCACATTGAGCGTGGCTACGGGAACCTGATTGAAAAGCTAACCGCACTGGGTGCCGATATTCGACGAGTGACGCTTGAACATGTCGAAATTAGCAATGCAGACAGCTCTTTGTAA
- the glpX gene encoding class II fructose-bisphosphatase — protein MERSLSMELVRVTEAAAIASARWMGRGLKMEADDAATTAMRSVFDTIPMEGVVVIGEGEMDEAPMLYIGEKLGLGIGGPQVDVAVDPLEGTNIVASGGWNALAVLAIADRGNLLHAPDMYMDKLAVGPEAVGMVDIDAPVIDNLKAVARAKNKDIQDVVATILNRPRHQQIIDEIRASGARIKLINDGDVAGAINTAFDETGVDILFGMGGAPEGVIAAVGLKCLGGEIQGRLVPHEEGELERCIKMGLDVNKVLRMEDLVRGDDAIFTATGVTDGELLRGVQFKGGYAATHTLVMRAKSGTVRFVEGRHSLKKKPNLVL, from the coding sequence ATGGAACGAAGTTTATCAATGGAATTAGTACGTGTAACTGAGGCGGCAGCGATTGCGTCTGCACGCTGGATGGGACGCGGGTTGAAGATGGAAGCAGATGATGCGGCTACAACCGCAATGCGTTCTGTATTCGACACAATTCCTATGGAAGGTGTCGTCGTAATCGGTGAAGGTGAGATGGACGAAGCGCCGATGCTGTATATCGGTGAAAAGTTAGGCCTAGGGATTGGCGGACCACAAGTTGATGTGGCTGTTGACCCACTTGAAGGGACCAACATCGTCGCGTCAGGCGGCTGGAATGCGCTTGCTGTTCTAGCAATTGCTGACCGTGGCAACCTACTCCATGCACCGGACATGTACATGGACAAACTAGCGGTAGGTCCAGAAGCTGTCGGCATGGTCGATATTGATGCACCTGTCATCGATAACTTAAAGGCCGTTGCTCGTGCCAAAAATAAAGATATTCAAGACGTTGTGGCGACGATTTTAAACCGCCCACGTCATCAACAGATCATCGACGAAATTCGTGCTTCAGGTGCCCGCATCAAGCTTATCAATGACGGAGACGTGGCAGGTGCCATTAACACGGCGTTTGATGAGACGGGTGTCGACATTTTGTTCGGCATGGGTGGAGCACCAGAAGGCGTTATCGCAGCTGTTGGATTAAAGTGTCTCGGAGGAGAAATCCAAGGACGTCTTGTTCCTCATGAAGAAGGCGAACTCGAGCGCTGCATTAAAATGGGTCTAGACGTGAACAAAGTTCTTCGCATGGAAGATCTTGTTCGTGGCGATGACGCCATCTTTACAGCAACAGGTGTAACAGACGGAGAACTTCTTCGTGGCGTTCAGTTCAAAGGTGGCTATGCAGCAACTCATACGTTGGTTATGCGTGCTAAGTCAGGAACTGTTCGGTTTGTTGAAGGCCGTCACAGCTTGAAAAAGAAACCAAATCTCGTCTTGTAA
- the rho gene encoding transcription termination factor Rho has translation MTQHTLNELENMTLKELYELAKRYKIASYSKLTKKELIISILKSRAEQEGFFFMEGVLEIISSEGFGFLRPINYSPSSEDIYISASQIRRFDLRNGDKVTGKVRPPKESERYYGLLHVELVNGEDPETAKERVHFPALTPLYPDRQLKLETTPERLSTRIMDLVAPVGFGQRGLIVAPPKAGKTMLLKEVANAITTNHPEAELIVLLIDERPEEVTDIERSVKADVVSSTFDEVPENHVKVAELVLERAMRLVEHKRDVIILMDSITRLARAYNLVIPPSGRTLSGGIDPAAFHRPKRFFGAARNIEEGGSLTILATALVDTGSRMDEVIYEEFKGTGNLELHLDRQLAERRIFPALDIRRSGTRKEELLIQKAQLDKLWAIRKTFSDSHDFTERFMRKLKQTKNNDAFFQQLADEMKAHKANKASL, from the coding sequence ATGACCCAGCATACATTAAATGAACTGGAAAATATGACGTTAAAAGAACTTTACGAGTTGGCGAAAAGATATAAAATCGCTTCGTACAGCAAATTAACGAAAAAAGAATTGATTATCTCCATCTTGAAATCTCGTGCAGAACAAGAAGGCTTTTTCTTCATGGAAGGCGTACTTGAGATCATTTCTTCAGAAGGCTTTGGTTTCTTGCGTCCTATCAACTATTCGCCAAGTTCTGAGGATATCTATATTTCAGCTTCCCAAATCCGTCGTTTTGACTTACGGAACGGAGACAAAGTAACCGGGAAAGTGCGTCCTCCCAAAGAAAGCGAACGCTATTATGGCTTGTTACATGTAGAGCTTGTCAATGGGGAAGACCCAGAGACTGCTAAAGAGCGCGTTCATTTCCCAGCATTGACACCTTTATATCCGGATCGCCAATTAAAGTTAGAAACCACACCAGAACGTTTGTCTACTCGTATCATGGATCTAGTTGCACCGGTCGGCTTTGGTCAACGTGGCTTGATTGTGGCTCCGCCAAAAGCAGGGAAGACGATGCTGCTTAAAGAAGTGGCCAATGCCATCACGACCAATCATCCAGAAGCAGAACTGATTGTTCTTTTGATCGATGAGCGTCCTGAAGAGGTAACGGACATTGAACGTTCTGTAAAAGCAGACGTTGTCAGTTCAACGTTCGATGAAGTACCTGAGAACCATGTGAAAGTAGCAGAGCTTGTCTTAGAGCGAGCGATGCGTCTTGTAGAACACAAACGTGACGTCATCATCTTAATGGATTCCATCACACGACTGGCTCGTGCGTATAACTTAGTCATTCCACCAAGTGGCCGTACTTTGTCGGGTGGTATCGACCCAGCAGCCTTTCACCGTCCTAAGCGATTCTTCGGAGCCGCTCGGAATATTGAAGAAGGGGGCAGCTTGACGATTCTGGCAACAGCCTTAGTGGATACCGGTTCTCGTATGGATGAAGTCATTTATGAAGAATTCAAAGGAACAGGAAACTTGGAGCTTCACTTAGATCGCCAATTAGCGGAGCGTCGTATCTTCCCGGCACTGGATATTCGCCGTTCAGGTACACGAAAAGAAGAGTTGCTGATTCAAAAAGCGCAGCTGGATAAGCTATGGGCTATCCGCAAGACATTCTCAGATTCTCATGACTTTACTGAGCGTTTCATGCGTAAGCTGAAGCAGACGAAAAACAACGATGCGTTCTTTCAACAATTAGCAGATGAGATGAAGGCGCATAAAGCCAATAAAGCATCGCTTTAA
- the rpmE gene encoding 50S ribosomal protein L31, whose translation MKSGIHPDYKEATVTCSCGNSFKTGSVKENINVEFCSECHPFYTGRQKFAAADGRVDRFNKKYGLKEEQQN comes from the coding sequence ATGAAATCAGGAATTCATCCAGACTACAAAGAAGCAACAGTAACTTGTTCATGTGGTAACTCATTCAAAACAGGTTCTGTAAAAGAAAACATCAACGTCGAGTTCTGCAGCGAGTGTCACCCATTCTACACAGGACGTCAGAAATTCGCAGCAGCGGATGGTCGTGTTGATCGCTTCAACAAAAAATACGGTCTTAAAGAAGAGCAACAAAACTAA
- a CDS encoding thymidine kinase yields the protein MAQLFFKHGAMNSGKSIEILKVAHNYEEQNKQVIIFTPAIDTRDEVGTVASRIGLKRQAIPVYDETNLFDYVKNQNERIYCILIDEVQFISKEQVQQLTQIVDELNIPVMGFGLKNDFMNELFEGSRYMLTYADKIEEMKTICWFCHRKATMNLRVDENKKPVRTGAQIVIGGNDSYYPVCRKCHANPPL from the coding sequence ATGGCACAACTATTTTTCAAACACGGCGCAATGAACAGTGGGAAATCCATTGAGATTCTCAAAGTCGCGCACAATTATGAAGAGCAAAACAAACAGGTCATCATCTTTACACCAGCGATTGACACACGTGACGAAGTGGGAACAGTCGCAAGTCGCATTGGACTCAAACGCCAAGCAATCCCTGTCTATGATGAGACGAATCTATTCGACTATGTGAAAAACCAGAACGAACGAATCTACTGTATACTCATCGACGAGGTGCAGTTCATTTCTAAAGAACAAGTTCAACAACTGACCCAAATTGTAGACGAACTTAATATTCCGGTAATGGGATTTGGTCTGAAAAATGACTTCATGAACGAATTGTTTGAAGGTAGCCGCTATATGTTGACCTATGCCGACAAGATTGAAGAAATGAAAACCATCTGCTGGTTCTGCCATCGCAAAGCGACGATGAACCTTCGCGTAGATGAAAACAAAAAGCCAGTGCGAACTGGCGCTCAAATCGTCATTGGTGGCAATGACAGCTACTATCCGGTCTGCCGGAAGTGTCATGCTAACCCACCACTTTAA
- the prfA gene encoding peptide chain release factor 1 encodes MFDRLQAVEDRYDKLNEMLSDPDIVNDTNKLRTYSKEQSDLQETVDAYREYKAANEQLAEAKGMLDEKLDADMREMVKEEVNDLEKQVQQLEDRLHVLLIPKDPNDDKNVIMEIRGAAGGDEAALFAGSLFRMYSRYAETNGWKIEIMDSSPTGLGGYKEVVFMIAGNGAFSKLKYENGAHRVQRVPETESGGRIHTSTATVACLPEVEEVDVEIHDKDIRFDAYASSGAGGQSVNTTMSAVRLTHIPTNTVVTCQDEKSQIKNKERAMKVLRARVADKYRQEAQAEYDAVRKSAVGTGDRSERIRTYNFPQNRVTDHRIGLTIQKLDQIMEGKLDEIIEALTIEDQAEKMEKMNESTI; translated from the coding sequence ATGTTTGATCGCTTACAAGCCGTAGAAGATCGCTACGACAAATTGAACGAAATGCTTTCCGATCCAGATATCGTCAACGATACCAACAAGCTTCGTACGTATTCTAAAGAACAATCTGACCTACAAGAAACAGTCGACGCATACAGAGAATACAAAGCAGCAAACGAACAATTGGCAGAGGCCAAAGGAATGCTGGATGAGAAACTCGATGCTGACATGCGTGAAATGGTCAAAGAAGAAGTCAACGACCTAGAAAAACAAGTTCAACAACTAGAAGATCGTCTGCATGTTCTGCTCATTCCAAAAGATCCGAACGATGACAAAAACGTTATCATGGAGATTCGTGGAGCAGCAGGTGGCGATGAGGCTGCATTATTTGCCGGCAGTTTATTCCGCATGTACAGCCGCTATGCTGAAACCAATGGCTGGAAAATCGAGATTATGGATTCTTCTCCAACAGGTCTTGGTGGCTACAAAGAAGTCGTCTTCATGATTGCTGGAAATGGAGCCTTCTCGAAACTGAAATACGAAAACGGTGCCCACCGTGTACAACGTGTTCCGGAGACGGAATCAGGTGGACGTATCCATACTTCGACAGCGACAGTCGCTTGTCTTCCAGAAGTGGAAGAAGTCGATGTTGAAATTCATGACAAAGATATCCGATTTGATGCGTACGCTTCTTCAGGTGCCGGTGGACAATCCGTTAATACGACGATGTCTGCTGTTCGATTGACGCACATCCCGACCAATACGGTTGTAACGTGTCAGGATGAAAAATCGCAAATTAAAAACAAAGAAAGAGCTATGAAAGTTCTTCGCGCACGTGTTGCCGATAAATACCGTCAAGAAGCGCAAGCTGAATACGATGCAGTCCGTAAATCTGCTGTTGGTACAGGGGACCGTTCAGAGCGTATCCGTACGTACAACTTCCCGCAAAACCGTGTCACTGATCACCGTATCGGGTTAACGATTCAAAAACTCGATCAGATCATGGAAGGTAAACTGGACGAAATAATCGAAGCACTAACGATTGAAGATCAAGCTGAAAAGATGGAGAAGATGAATGAAAGCACCATTTAA